The following DNA comes from Ornithinimicrobium avium.
CCGCTGGTTGACCGTCCGGTCACCTGTCCGCCCGATGCCCTCCGGAAGGGATGGACTGACCTCAAGGACGTCGGAGGGCGCCCTGCACGGTCGGCGACGGGCTCGCGGGCCGGCCAAGACAGGGAGATGTGGACATGAACAAGCATGTGGGGACTCGCCGCAGGATCGGCTTCCTGAGTGCCGGACTCCTGGTGGCCACGATCTCGGTGGGCGGCACGCTGGCCCAGGGAGCAGCTCCGCCGACCGCCGGCGCGGCGGTCGTCGCAGCGGGCGCGCCGAGCTCGCCGACGGACGAGTCCGCGGTCCCCCACTACTTCGGGCCCTACCCCAACTGGGCCAACAGCCCCTACACGCTGTCCACCGCCGACGTCGCCCTGGTGGACCCCGCGGGCACCGGAGCAGGCGCCGAGGCGGTGGCGGCGGTGGACCCCCTCACGGGCGGCATCTCCGCCATCACCGTCACTGCACCGGGCCACGACTACTCCCCCGCCACGACCGTCACCGTCGACGGCAGCACCGGGACCGCGGCCGCGGCGACGGTGAGCGTGAACCCCGCCGGTGGCGTCATCGGCCTCACGGTCGGCGAGGCGGGCTCCGGCTACGGCGCGCTCGGCCTGGCGATCACCGGTGGCGGTGGCAGCGGCGCGACGGGCACCGCCTCGGGGGGCGTCGACGCCGTCCACCTCGCCGACGGTGGCAGCGGTTACACCATGCCGACCGTCGACTTCGACCTCCCCGACGACCCGAACGGCTCGATCGCCAGGGCCCACGTCCCGATGATCGCCAGCGGCGATGCGGTCGACGGCATGGACGCCAGCGGCACGATCACGGCCGTCGTCGTCGACGACCCCGGCTCCGGCTACAGCACCGCACCCTCCGTCACGGTCCGCGACGGCACGGTCTTCGACCCGATCAGCGGGGCCACCCCTGCCACCGCCACCACCACGCTGAAGCTGGTCGGTGCGTCGGTGACCGCGCCGGGCACCGGCTACACGAGCCGGCCGGGCGTGCAGGTCAACGACCCGACGGGGACCGGCACCGGTGCCACGGTGACGTCCCGCACCGACCTGGGCTCGATCAGCGCGATCACGGTGGACAGCCCCGGCGACGGCTACCTGTCCCCGGGCATCAAGAAGTTCCAGGACCAGCTCCCGCTGACCTGCGACCCCGGCACCGACGGCTTGGGCTGCCCGCTCGCGCCGGACACCGCGTCCACGGGCGCGGCCGCGAAGTTCATCCCCACCGCCGTGCCCGAGGTCAAGACCTACGACGGGAAGGAGGCCGACGAGTACGTCATCGGCCTCGTGCAGTACCGCACCAAGTTCTCGACCGACCTTCCCGCCACGCTGGTGCGCGGCTACGTGCAGCTGTCCACCGCGGCGGTCCCGGGCCGGCAGGTGCCGCTCTACAACGAGCTGCTCGACGGGACCCGTCAGCCGATCGCCGGCTACACCGGCGTCGCCTCCCCGCAGTGGCTCGGCCCGTTCATCGGGGCGACCAAGGACCGTCCGGTGCGGATCGTCTTCCGCAACCTGCTGCCCAACGGTGCCGCCGGCGACCTTTTCCTGCCGACCGACAGCACGATGATGGGCTCCGGCATGGGCCCGATGGACATGGGCGCGCCGGCCGACGAGGGCAGCGTGCTCGACGGTGTGCGGAACCCGGACTGCACGGCATACCCCAAGTCGGACGCGTGCTTCAAGGACAACCGGGCCACGCTGCACCTGCACGGCGGCATCACCCCGTGGATCAGCGACGGCACGCCGCACCAGTGGATCACCCCGGCCGGCGAGGACACCGCCTGGCCGCAGGGCGTGAGCGTGGAGAACGTGCCCGACATGGTCACCGGATCCGGCGCAGAGGTCTGCGCCGCGGCCGACGACGGGTGCTCGACCTTCTACTACACCAACCAGCAGAGCGCGCGGCTGATGTTCTACCACGACCACTCCTGGGGCATCACCCGGCTCAACGTCTACGCCGGTGAGGCCGCCGGCTACAAGATCACCGACGACACCGAGAAGAAGCTGATCTCCGACGGCACCCTCCCCGGGGCGGACGCGACGATCCCGCTGGTCGTGCAGGACCGGACGTTCACGCCCGACGAGGCGACCCTCGCCCTGCAGGACCCGACCTGGGACGCGACCCGGTGGGGCGGCAAGGGCAGCTTCTGGTACCACCACGTCTACATGCCGGCGCAGAACCCGGGAGACCCGTCCGGCATGAGCGCCTACGGCCGCTGGATGTACGGGCCGTGGTTCTGGCCACCGGCCAGCGACGCGGTCCACGGACCGATCGCGAACCCCTACTTCGACCCGGCGTGCAACCTGGACGACCCGGCCACCTGGCAGTACCAGACCGACCCGTTCTGCGAGCCGCAGGAGATCCCCGGCACGCCGAACGTCTCGGCCGGGATGGAGCAGTTCAACGACACCCCGATCATCAACGGCGTCGCCTACCCGACCGTGACGCTGCAGCCGAAGAGCTACCGGCTCACGTTCCTGAACGCGGCCAACGACCGGTTCTTCAACCTCCAGTGGTACACGGCCGACCCGGACCAGGGTGACGGCACGACCGAGGTCGCGCTCAACGCAGACGAGCTGGCGGCGGCCCAGACCAACCCGAACGTCTCACCGACGCCGGTGGGGACGAACGACGACGCCTACGGACCCGACTGGGTCCAGATCGCCAACGAGGGCGGCTTCCTGCCGGCCCCCGCGGTGATCGACGGGCAGCAGCCGGCGACGTACATCACCGACCCGACCCGGTTCGACGTCGGCAACGTCGACCAGTCCTCGCTGCTGATGGCGCCGGCCGAGCGGGCGGACGTGGTCGTGGACTTCAGCAGGTTCGCGGGGAAGACGCTCATCCTCTACAACGACGCCCCGGCAGCCTTCCCCGCTCGGGTCCCGTCCTACGACTACTACACCGGCGCACCCGACCTCAGCCCCGTGGGCTCGCCCACGCCGCTGGCCGGCTACGGTCCGAACATCCGTACGGTCATGCAGGTCAGGATCGCTGACGAGGCGCCGGCGGCAGCCTTCAACCTCACCAAGCTGCGCTCGGCGTTCTCGCACAAGGCCAACGGGTCCGGCGTCTTCGAGTCCGGCCAGAACCCGGTCATCGTGGGCCAGGCGGCCTACAACTCCGCCTACGGATCCTCGTTCGCGGCGAGCAGCAACTGCAACGCACGCCCGGGTGTGGAACGGTGCGACGGCATGCTGCGGGTGCACGACACCGGCACCTTCGGGTTCAACACGCTGCGCTCGCCGGCGACCAGGGTCTCCCTGACGGTGGAGCCCAAGGCGATCCACGACGAGATGAACGCCTCGTCCTTCGACGACTTCGGGCGGATGACGGCCAACCTCGGCATCGAGGCGCAGCCGCCGACACCGGGGCTGCAGAACGTGACGCTCTACCCCTTCATCAACCCGCAGACGGAGCTGATCGACGGGACGAACCTGCCCACGGCGGATGTCAAGGTCACCCCGATCAAGGACCTGAAGGACGGCACGCAGATCTGGCGGTTCACGCACAACGGGGTGGACACGCACCCGATCCACTTCCACCTCTACGACGTCCAGGTGCTCAACCGGGTGACCTGGGACAACATCATCATCCCGACCAGCCCGGCCGAGCTGGGGTGGAAGGACACGGTCCGGATGAGTCCGCTGGAGGACACCATCGTGGCCCTGCGACCGATCGTGCCGACGGCACCGTTCGAGGTGCCCAACTCGATCCGGCCGCTCAGTCCGATGGACCCGCTCGGGTCGACGACGGGCTTCAACAACATCGACCCGCAGGGCAACCCGACCGCCCAGATCCTCAACAAGCTGGTCAACTTCGGCTGGGAGTACGTCTACCACTGCCACATCCTGTCCCACGAGGAGATGGACATGATGCGACCGGTCAGCCTGGCGCTGCCGCCGCTGCCCGCGGAGAGCCTGGCGAGCACGCTCGTCGGCACGGGCGCCGACCGTCATGTGCGACTGACCTGGACGGACGGGTCGATCACCGAGACCTCGTTCGTGGTCCAGCGCACGACCGACGACCTGACCTGGACCGACGTCGGGACGGTCGAGCGGCCGCTCGACCAGGAGAACACGAGAGGGAGCACGGTTGCGCTCACCGACACCACGTCGGACGCGACCACGACCTACCGTTACCGGGTCCAGTCGGTGAACACCGTCGGGTACGGCGGGGAGTTCCCCAGCATGTCGGTGCGGTCCACCTCTCCCGAGCTCGCGGTGGGCGCTGGCCTGGTGGGGCCGGTGGTCGACCGGGTGGCGGGCGCGGACCGTTACGCCACCGCCGCAGACCTCGCCCTGGCGAACTTCGACCCGGGTGTGGCGACGGTCTACGTCGGCAGCGGGCAGGACTTCCCGGACGCAGTCTCCGGCGGCGCGCTGGCCGGCACCGAGGGCGTCCCGGTCCTGCTGACCCGCAGCGGCTCGCTGCCGGCGCCCACCCGGGCGGCCCTGCAGACGCTGGCCCCGGCGCGGATCGTCGTCCTCGGCGGTCCCACCGCGATCAGCGCCGACGTCGAGGCACAGCTCGCGGCCTACGCCGGCACCGTGGAGCGTCTCGCCGGGAGCGACCGGTACGGCACCTCGGCAGCCGTCGCCGCGCAGTACCCGGCGGGCGTCAACGTGGCCTTCCTGGCCAACGGCTCCGGCTTCCCCGACGCCCTGTCCGCCTCCGCGGCGGCCGGGGTGCAGGACTCCCCGGTGCTGCTGACCCGGGCGGGCTCGATCCCGGCCGAGGTGGCGGCGCAGCTCGCCCGGCTCGACCCGGCCAGGATCGTGGTCCTGGGAGGCACCGACGCGGTCAGCGACGCGGTCATGACGCAGGCGCACGCCTACGCCACCGACGTGGTCCGGATCGGTGGTGCCGATCGGTACGAGACCTCGGCCAACGTGGCTGCGGAGTTCTTCACCGCTCCGGTCGCCCACGCGATGCTGGCCTCCGGCTCCGGCTTCGCCGACGCCCTGGCCGC
Coding sequences within:
- a CDS encoding cell wall-binding repeat-containing protein; its protein translation is MNKHVGTRRRIGFLSAGLLVATISVGGTLAQGAAPPTAGAAVVAAGAPSSPTDESAVPHYFGPYPNWANSPYTLSTADVALVDPAGTGAGAEAVAAVDPLTGGISAITVTAPGHDYSPATTVTVDGSTGTAAAATVSVNPAGGVIGLTVGEAGSGYGALGLAITGGGGSGATGTASGGVDAVHLADGGSGYTMPTVDFDLPDDPNGSIARAHVPMIASGDAVDGMDASGTITAVVVDDPGSGYSTAPSVTVRDGTVFDPISGATPATATTTLKLVGASVTAPGTGYTSRPGVQVNDPTGTGTGATVTSRTDLGSISAITVDSPGDGYLSPGIKKFQDQLPLTCDPGTDGLGCPLAPDTASTGAAAKFIPTAVPEVKTYDGKEADEYVIGLVQYRTKFSTDLPATLVRGYVQLSTAAVPGRQVPLYNELLDGTRQPIAGYTGVASPQWLGPFIGATKDRPVRIVFRNLLPNGAAGDLFLPTDSTMMGSGMGPMDMGAPADEGSVLDGVRNPDCTAYPKSDACFKDNRATLHLHGGITPWISDGTPHQWITPAGEDTAWPQGVSVENVPDMVTGSGAEVCAAADDGCSTFYYTNQQSARLMFYHDHSWGITRLNVYAGEAAGYKITDDTEKKLISDGTLPGADATIPLVVQDRTFTPDEATLALQDPTWDATRWGGKGSFWYHHVYMPAQNPGDPSGMSAYGRWMYGPWFWPPASDAVHGPIANPYFDPACNLDDPATWQYQTDPFCEPQEIPGTPNVSAGMEQFNDTPIINGVAYPTVTLQPKSYRLTFLNAANDRFFNLQWYTADPDQGDGTTEVALNADELAAAQTNPNVSPTPVGTNDDAYGPDWVQIANEGGFLPAPAVIDGQQPATYITDPTRFDVGNVDQSSLLMAPAERADVVVDFSRFAGKTLILYNDAPAAFPARVPSYDYYTGAPDLSPVGSPTPLAGYGPNIRTVMQVRIADEAPAAAFNLTKLRSAFSHKANGSGVFESGQNPVIVGQAAYNSAYGSSFAASSNCNARPGVERCDGMLRVHDTGTFGFNTLRSPATRVSLTVEPKAIHDEMNASSFDDFGRMTANLGIEAQPPTPGLQNVTLYPFINPQTELIDGTNLPTADVKVTPIKDLKDGTQIWRFTHNGVDTHPIHFHLYDVQVLNRVTWDNIIIPTSPAELGWKDTVRMSPLEDTIVALRPIVPTAPFEVPNSIRPLSPMDPLGSTTGFNNIDPQGNPTAQILNKLVNFGWEYVYHCHILSHEEMDMMRPVSLALPPLPAESLASTLVGTGADRHVRLTWTDGSITETSFVVQRTTDDLTWTDVGTVERPLDQENTRGSTVALTDTTSDATTTYRYRVQSVNTVGYGGEFPSMSVRSTSPELAVGAGLVGPVVDRVAGADRYATAADLALANFDPGVATVYVGSGQDFPDAVSGGALAGTEGVPVLLTRSGSLPAPTRAALQTLAPARIVVLGGPTAISADVEAQLAAYAGTVERLAGSDRYGTSAAVAAQYPAGVNVAFLANGSGFPDALSASAAAGVQDSPVLLTRAGSIPAEVAAQLARLDPARIVVLGGTDAVSDAVMTQAHAYATDVVRIGGADRYETSANVAAEFFTAPVAHAMLASGSGFADALAAAPVAAKYASPVLLTRQASIPAPILAAIIDLRVQKLTIVGGYTAVALAVQQELEALVYP